The genome window GCCGAACTGGTGGCCATGGGCACGATCTTCACCGCAGATACACTCGGGCTGCCGGTCAGTACCACGCACATATTGTCATCCGGCGTTGCAGGCTCGATGGTCGCCAATGGCTCCGGACTGCAGATGTCGACGGTGCGCAATCTGCTGATGGCGTGGGTGCTGACATTGCCCATCTCGATCGCGCTATCCTTCACGCTGTTCGTGATCTTGCGGAATCTGATCTAGAAGCATGCGCAGAAATAAACTGGCCGGCTTTCGCCGGCCTTTTTTTGTTTACCAAATTCGCGCAACCCAGCCTTTGTAATTGGCAAGCGCGTCGAAGGTCGTGTCCGCAGAAACCAATGGCAGATCATGATGTATGGCTGTTGCAGCAAGCATACGGTCGAACGGATCGCGATGTTCCCAGTCCATCATCGCAGCGGCCAGACTGATTTCCGGCGTGAGCGCTGCAACTTGCGCTCCTACTTCGTCCAGCAAATTTATCAGCCGGTCTAAGAAAGGTTCCATCTCCGGCCATTTGCCAAGGTGGACTTTCTGACCGATTTCGAAAAAACTGACTGGAGAAACAAAAACCACGTCGGCCTGTTCGATGATGGAAGCAGATTTTGTGGACAATCTTGGGTTTCTATTGAGGGTCCATGCCCACGTATGGGTATCGAGAAGAACCGAGTTCACTCGCCGCCTTCCCAAAGTTTAAGTTCCTCCTCGGACATGGGCTCAAAGAAATCAGGACCATCACCGAGCAGCTGCCCTTCCAGTATTCCGATCTTGAAACGGCTCTTGGGAATGGGAACGATCTTGACGACCGGATTCTTGCCTTTGGCGATGATGACCTCTTCACCCGCCAAGGCAGCGTCGATCAGTTTCGAAAGGTTGGTCTTGGCTGCGTGAACTGTGACCTGCATTATCCTTCTCCATTAGCTAACTTAGCTAATACCATTGATTTTCGATATCTTCCATCAAAAATTCACGCAGCCATGGGAACCTTAAGCCTCCGGAAAATCCGCGCCTACGGTAACTTTCTCCCAGGCGTCGAAATCGCGCTGCAGCTCGCCGATTTTGTTGCGGGCGTTCTGGAGTGCCTGCTTGCCAAGCAGCAAACGCAGCGGCGGATCCTTCGCCTCGACCGCCTGGACGATAGCCTTGGCCGCACGGACCGGATCCCCCGGCTGATTGCCGCTGATCTCGCGGATCATCTGGGCGCGCTGACCTGAGGTCGAACGGTAATCCTCAATCGTGGACGGAACTTCGTTGGCGGACCGGCCGGCCCAATCCGTACGAAAGGGACCCGGCTCGACAATAAGCACCTTGAGGCCGAGAGGTGCGATCTCCTTTGACAGGGCTTCCGATAGTGCTTCGACAGCGAACTTGGTAGCCGTGTAAAAGCTGACGGCCGGGTTCGCCACGAGCCCGCCTTGCGAGGAAATGTTGACGACGGTGCCCGAGCGTTGCTTGCGCAGGGTTGGCAGAACTGCGCGGGACATGTTGGCGAGACCCCATACATTGATCTCGAACATCTTGCGCACTTCATCCATCTCGCTCTCTTCGAACGATCCGAAATATCCAATGCCGGCATTGTTGACGAGCACGTCGATACGCCCGAAGCGTTCCACCGCGGCCTTGACGGCGCTTTCAATGTCTTCGGCCTTCGTCACGTCGAGCTTCAGGATAAGGGCGTTGTCTTCATGTTCCTTGGCGAGGTCCTCGATCTGCGCCGTATTACGGGCGGTAACGACGGTCGGATAACCAAGTTCCAGCGTATGGCGCGCGAGTTCGCGGCCAAAACCGGTTGAACAGCCAGTGATGAACCAGACAGGTTTCGATGTCATGATTATGTCCTTGAAAGGTGGGAGCGCCACGGGGTCGCATGGGCCAGGACAGCGCTATGGGATTGGGCTACACAAACAATGTAGCCCACCTCGATCATGTTTCAAGGTTTGCCAAGCGCATTTCCTCAGATGCAGCGGCCGCCATCGACTTCAAGCGCAACGCCAGTAATGAAGTCAGCTTCGCTGGAGGCAAGCCAGAGCGCGGCGTTGGCGACGTCGAGCGGCGTGGACAGCCGGCCCAGCGGGACCGTCGCCTTGAACTGCGCACGTTTTTCCGGCGTATCCTCGCCCATGAACAGGCCGAGCATCGGGGTTTCTCCGGCAACCGGGCAGAGGCAATTGACCCGGATGTTCTTCGGCGCGAGCTCGATCGCCATGGATTTGGTCGCGCTGATCGCCCAGCCTTTGGATGCATTGTACCAGGCGAGCCCTGGACGCGGGCGCAACCCGGCTGTCGAGGCCGTGGTGATGATCGAACCGCCGCCCTGCCTTTCCATGATCGGCACGACGGCCAGCGCCGAATAGTAGATCGCCTTCATGTTGACGCCGGAGATCAGATCGAAAGTGCTTTCATCGACTTCGAGCATCGAACCATTGCGGTGGGTGAAACCGGCATTGTTGACCATGATGTCGATGCGGCCAAATGCATCCATGGCAGCCTTTACCATGGCATCCACTTCTTCCTTGCGCGAGACGTCGGCATGAACGGCAATGGCGGCCTTGCCGATGTCGGCTGCGACTTTCTGCGCACCCTTCAGGTTGAGATCGGCGACGACAATCCTGGCGCCCTCTTCGGCAAATCGCTTGGCCATCCCCTCCCCGAAGCCCGATGCCGCACCGGTGATGATTGCTGTCTTGCCTGCCAAACGGGTCATGTCGTCTCCTCATACATGCTCATGTGATTTTGATTCTCTGCGATCAGTCGTGGCGGAAGATAATCGTCTTGGTCGCGGACATGTCGTATAGGGCCTCGAAGCCCTTTTCGCGCCCATGTCCGGATTTCTTGAAGCCGCCAAATGGCAATTCGATACCGCCACCCGCGCCATAGGCATTGACGAAGACCTGTCCGGCACGAACGCGCTTGGCGACGCGGTGCTGGCGCGCGCCATCCTTGGTCCAGAGACCCGCGACGAGGCCATACTCCGTGCTGTTGGCGAGGCGGATGGCGTCCAGCTCGCTGTCGAACGCAAACAGCGAGAGCACGGGGCCAAAAACCTCTTCCTGCGCGATGATTGCCGAGGGGTCGACGGCGCCAAAGAGTACCGGTGCGACGTAGAAGCCGGCGACGGGCGCATTGATATCGATGGAACCGCGCCCGACCACATCGATACCTGTCTCCGCTGCCGCAGCGACGTAATTCTCCACGCGGCGCTTTTGCGCTGGATTGATCATCGCACCGAGATCGAGATCGGCATCATGCGGCCCGGCAACGAGTTTGTCGAAACGCTCGCCGAGCGCCGCGGCTACTTCTTCATAGATGGGGCGTTCAATGAGAATGCGGCTGCCGGCCGAGCAGGTCTGGCCGCCATTCTGAATGATCGCATTGACGAGAACGGGCAGTGCCTTTTCGATATCGGCATCGGCAAAGACGATTTGCGGCGACTTGCCGCCGAGTTCCATGGTGACGCCGCGATTGTTGGTGGCCGCTGCCTGCTGGATCGCGGTGCCCGTCGCGGGTGAGCCGGTGAAGGTCACATAATCGATATCCGGGTGCGACGACAACGCGGCGCCCGCCTCGCGGCCGTAGCCGGTTATGACGTTGAGCACGCCATCCGGGAAACCAGCCTCCATGGCGAGTTCGCCGATGCGGATCGTCGAGAGCGATGCATCTTCGGCGGGCTTGATGACCAGCGTATTGCCCATGGCCAACGCCGCACCGACCACCCGCGCCATGATCTGCATCGGGTAATTCCAGGGAATGATGCCGGCGACGACGCCATGCGGTTCGCGCAGGGTCAGCGCCGTATAACCATCGAGAAACGGGATGGTGTCGCCATGGATCTTGTCGCCCGCGCCGCCGTAGAATTCATAGTAGCGCATGGCGGCCACCACATCGGCCCGGCCCTGGCGGATCGGTTTGCCGGTATCGCGCGATTCGAGCGCGGCGAGCTCATCGCCGTGCTGTTCGATCAGTTGGCCAAGACGCGTCAGGAGCCGCCCGCGGTCGACTGCGGGCATGCGCGACCATGGGCCATGATCAAAGGCCTCCCGCGCTGCGCCGACGGCACGATCGACATCATCGGCATTGCCAGCAGGGATGGTGGCAAAAGCCAGACCATCCGATGGACACAAAACAGTGATCGTTTCTTGCGAGAGTGCTGGAACTCGCCGGCCATTGATGATGTTCAGGAAATTCTTATCCTGTGCGACAACTTTGGATAGATTCTGTACCATGACTGCTTCCTGTTCGTTGTAATCGTATTAGAAGTGGAGCGAATTGGAAATGCATTTTGACGCAGTTCGCGCTTCGGGACTGGTCATTTTAAATCGATTAGATTATACAACCTTGCGTCTACGGACGCGCAGTTCAGGCATAGCGAGACTCTCCCCATGACCAGTCAGATTATCCCGGTTGAACCTTTTGATTGCATCGTATTCGGTGGCACCGGCGACCTCGCCGAGCGAAAGCTGATCCCGGCGCTCTATCAGCGCCAACGCGATGGCCAGCTTTCCGAGCCGACCCGCATCATCGGCGCATCCCGCTCGCCCATGTCCTCCGAGGATTATCGCAAGTTCGCGGAAGCGGCGATCAAGGAACACGTCAAGGCTACCGAAATCGATGGAAAGCAGCTCGACAAGTTTCTGGAGCGTCTTTCGTATGTCGCGGTCGATGCGACCTCCGACAACGGATGGGAAGAGCTCAAGGCCGAGGTCGGCAATGACACCAAGCGCATCCGCGCCTTCTATCTGGCCGTCAGCCCTTCATTGTTCGGCGACATCACCAGCCGCCTGAAGAGTTACAAACTCGTTCATGATCATACGCGCATCATCGTGGAGAAGCCGATCGGACGTGATCTTGAATCGGCGATTGCCCTCAACGACACAATTGGCCATGTGTTCCACGAACAGCAGATCTTCCGCATCGATCACTATCTCGGCAAAGAGACGGTGCAGAACCTGATGGCACTGCGCTTTGCCAATGCCCTGTACGAGCCGCTGTGGAACTCGGCCCATATCGACCATGTGCAGATCACCGTGGCCGAGGCTGTCGGACTTGAAAACCGTGCGGGTTATTATGACAAGGCCGGCGCACTGCGGGACATGGTGCAGAACCACATGCTGCAGCTCCTGTGCCTCGTTGCCATGGAACCACCATCCTCGATGGACGCCGACGCCGTGCGTGACGAGAAGTTGAAGGTGCTGCGCTCGCTGAGCCCGATCGACTCGAAAAACTACGAGGAACTGACTGTGCGCGGTCAGTATCGTGCCGGAGCCTCCGCAGGCGGCGCAGTCAAGGGCTACCTCGACGAACTTGAGAGCAAGAGCAATACGGAGACCTTCGTCGCCATCAAGGCCGAAATCGCCAATTGGCGCTGGGCCGGGGTACCGTTCTATCTGCGCACCGGCAAGCGGCTGGCAACGCGCGCATCCGAAATCGTTGTCTCGTTCAAACCGATCCCGCACTCCATTTTTGGCGAAAGCGCCGGCCGCGTTGTCGCCAATCAGCTTGTCATTCGCTTGCAGCCCGATGAAGGCGTCAAGCAGTGGATGATGATCAAGGACCCGGGTCCGGGCGGCATGCGCCTGCGCCATGTTCCGCTCGACATGAGTTTTGCGGAATCCTTCCAGGCCCGCAGCCCCGATGCTTATGAGCGTCTGATCATGGATGTGGTGCGCGGCAACCAGACATTGTTCATGCGGCGCGACGAGGTTGTTGCGGCCTGGCGCTGGATCGATCCTATCCTGAAAGCCTGGGCCGAAGACGGGCAGCCGCCTTACGGTTATACGGCAGGCACCTGGGGTCCGTCGGCATCGATCGCGTTGATCGAGCGCGACGGCCGCACCTGGCATGAAGCAGAAGCATAACAAGCGTTGAAGCGAGCTGGCATAACAATGGTTCATAGATTGCATAGTTTCGACGATGGCAACCTATTGGCGGAGGCCCTTGCCTCGGAAGTTGGTGAACGGCTCGCCGCTGCATGCGAAGCGCGCGGCCGGGCTGTCCTTGCCGTTTCGGGTGGCACGACCCCTACCCGCTTCTTCAAGGCCCTGTCGCTCAAGGATCTGCCCTGGGACAGGATCACGGTGACGCTGGTGGACGAGCGGTTCGTGCCGCCTTCCAGCGATCGCTCCAACCAGAAGCTGGTCACCGAGACGCTTCTGCAGAACAAAGCTGCCAAGGCGAATTTCGTCGGTCTCTACAATGACGCGCCGGATGCCGAGGAAGGTGCTAAAATAGCGGCCGGGGCAATCGCAAAGCTTGGTCAGCCATTCGATGCCGTCATTCTCGGCATGGGCGGCGACGGGCACACGGCATCGTTCTTTCCGGGCGGCGACCGCCTGGCTGATGCGATTTTGCCGGAACAGAAGGCGCTTGTCCTGCCGATGCAGGCCGATGGCGCTGGCGAGCCAAGACTGACGCTGACGCTGCCGGTGATTGTCGCGGCGCGCTTCGTGGCGCTGCATATTGAAGGCGCCGGCAAGAAAGCTGTTCTCGAGAAAGCGCTCGGCGATGGTGCGACGACAGATATGCCGATCCGTGCGGTGCTGCGACACGAACCGATCGAGCTTGAAATTTTCTGGGCGCCCTGAAGCCCAGAGCGTGTGATCCATCCGGACAGGCTCCCAACGTCCGGATAGACGCCTAGAGGAGATACAAGATGACCGTCCTGCAACGGGTGAAAAGCATTACCCATCGCATCTGCGAACAGTCGAAGCCGACGCGCGATGTCTATCTCGATCATCTGCGCGAGGCGGCGTCGCGCAAGCCGAAGCGCTCGGCACTGGCCTGCGCCAACCTCGCCCATGGATTTGCCGCCTGCAGCCCTTCCGACAAGGCGGCGCTGGCCGGCGACGTCGTGCCCAATCTCGGCATCATCACCTCCTATAATGACATGCTGTCGGCGCATCAGCCGTTTGAGACCTATCCCCAACTGATCAAGGCCGCAGCCAAGGAAGCGGGCGGCGTGGCGCAGGTTGCGGGCGGCGTGCCTGCCATGTGCGATGGCGTGACGCAAGGTCAGCCGGGCATGGAGCTTTCCCTGTTTTCGCGCGACGTGATCGCCATGGCGACGGCCATCGGCCTGTCGCATGACATGTTTGACGCGGCAGTCTATCTCGGTGTCTGCGACAAGATCGTGCCGGGCCTCACCATTGGCGCCTTGACCTTCGGTCACCTGCCGGCGGTCTTCATTCCAGCCGGTCCGATGACCACGGGCCTTCCCAATGACGAGAAGGCGAAGACGCGCCAGCTCTACGCGGAAGGCAAGGTCGGCCGCGACGAACTGCTCGAATCCGAGTCCAAATCCTATCATGGACCTGGCACCTGCACCTTCTACGGCACCGCCAATTCCAACCAGATGCTGATGGAAATCATGGGCCTGCATATGCCGGGCTCCTCCTTCATCAATCCAGGCACACCCTTGCGCGACGCGCTGACCCGCGAGGCAGCGAAGCGCGCGCTCGCCATTACGGCGCTCGGCAATGAATACACGCCTATCGGCGAAATGATCGACGAACGCAGCATCGTCAACGGCGTCGTCGGCCTGCACGCGACGGGCGGCTCGACCAACCACACCATGCATCTGGTCGCCATGGCGGCGGCGGCGGGCATCAAATTGACCTGGCAGGACATTTCGGATCTCTCGGACGTGGTTCCGCTGCTTGCCCGCGTCTATCCGAACGGTCTTGCCGACGTGAACCATTTCCACGCCGCTGGCGGCATGGGCTATATCATCCGCGAACTCCTGGATGGCGGCCTGTTGCATGAGGACGTCAAGACAGTCTGGGGCGGATCCGAGGGCCTGCGCGCCTATACGATCGAGCCGAAGCTTGGCGAGAACGGTACGGTGGTGCGCGAACCGGTCGCTGCGGAAAGCGCTGACAAGAAGGTTCTATCGACCTGCAAGCAGCCGTTCCAGGTTACCGGCGGCCTGAAGATGCTAAAAGGCAATCTCGGCACGGCAGTGATCAAGACGTCGGCGGTCAAGGCCGACCGGCACATTATCGAAGCTCCGGCCATCGTCTTCGACAGCCAGGCGGCGCTGCAGGATGCGTTCAAGGCCGGCAAGCTCGACCGTGACTTCGTCGCAATCGTACGGTTCCAGGGCCCGCGCGCCAATGGCATGCCCGAACTGCACAAGCTGACGCCTGCGCTCGGCGTGCTGCAGGATCGCGGCCACATGGTGGCACTGGTCACGGACGGGCGCATGTCCGGCGCCTCCGGCAAGGTTCCGGCGGCAATCCATGTGACACCGGAAGCGCTCGATGGCGGCATCATCGGCAAGATCCGTGACGGCGATGTTGTCAGGCTCGATGCGGAGATCGGCACGCTCGATGTGCTGGAAGATCCGGACGTGCTGGCTGCCCGCCCGACGCCGGAAGTGGATATCAGTCACAACAGCTATGGCATGGGGCGCGAACTTTTCGCGGCGTTCCGCAATGTGGTTGGCCGCGCGGAGAATGGCGCCTCGGTTTTCGGGTGAGCAGTTTAAGCGCCTGCTGGGACGGCTCAAACAAACGCCGCGCCGGGAAACCGGCGCGGTGTATTGTTATTGGATAGGAGAAGTGAAACCAAGAACTTATCCCGGATCACACGAACTCGATGATACTCGGGTTGCTTAGAACCAATGCTTTGAAATCGGCAGCGGTCCAACCTGTCAATGTAACGCTGCTGCTAATACCACAAATCAGAGCACCGTTTCGCGTATCCTTGACGTAGTTTAATAGATTGCTGACGTCGGCGCCGTAGAGCTGGTTGGTGAATTGCAGAATATCATCACGCCCGAAATCGGTGATGGTATCGATACCGTTCGTTCCGAAAAACAGGAAACTTTCCATGAATTTGAAACGGTCGCTGCCGGCACCACCTGTCAGCCTGTCATTGCCGCGGCCGCCGGTAATTGAGTCATCACCGTCGCCGCCATTAATCCAGTCATTGCCGTCATCACCCCAAAGCGCGTCAGCACCATCCTGACCGTAGATAGTGTCATCACCCCACTGACCCTTGATTATGTCTGTATCATTGCCGCCATAAATTATATCATTGCCCGAGGCGCCATTCAGTTTGTCGATGCCATCGCCGCCAACAAGCAGGGCTCTGTTGCCATATCCCTGTATCTCACCGCCGCCATCAAATAGTAAGAATTGACCGCCGCCGTCAAAGGCGTACAGATCGTTTCCCATATCTCCCATAAAATTGAGCGCCTCGACGTCACGAAGCACCTTCTTGCCATATATTGCATTGGTAAGGGTGATTTCATGGTCGCCGGTCTTCTCGATCGTATAATCTGTAAAGTAGCCTTCGAGCGTGACCTTGTCCGCACCAGCACCACCAGCAACAACATCATTGCCCGTGCTCAGCCAGAACCAATCATTGCCAGCACGACCTTCCAGTTTGTCATCGCTCGTGCCGTCTTTCAGCCGATCATCGTAATCCGTGCCCAGAATAAAGGCGGGGTCGCCGTAATGGTCGCTCGTCGAGGACTGTTTATCGTATACCCAGGTGGAGGCCCGGGTCAGATTGGAGAGGTTAGACAAGATGATGACACTGTCACGCTTCATATCGTTGTGAAATACGGACTCGAAGATTCGTCGCGGTGCGTTGCTGAGCAGGCCAAGAGCATGGGTTATCCAGCCAACCCAATTCGTGACCGGTGAGCCCATTAATTTCAGCAGTTTTTTCAAGAGCCTTCAGTAAATAATTGTACTTTTTGCAGTAAGTCAGATCAGCTTCTTCATCCTTCAAGTTATCGGTAGTACTGTTCGATCCGCTCGTGACCATCGCAATGCGGACGGGCCTGTTTTGTGCATCATACTGAAAGAATATCCGGGTTTGCGCCCCACCCAGCGGCGACAATTGATGGCCGATCACATTACCGCAGGCATCTTTGACTTCATCAAAACCACGCAAACATCCTAAGTCGTCAATCAATATCGTCGGATCGGCGATGAGCGCGTCATAACATGCGTCGTTGTCGATGTACGCTCTGGTAATTCCTGCTGCATTTAGGCCCGCTTCAGTATCGAGACCCAAAGCACGAAGAATTTCCGATTTTTTTGGACTTATCGTGTCAAATATGCCAAAGATCCCATGAGATAGCCCACCAAACTCGTAATACGCGCCGGGCGAACCGGGCTGCGACCAGCTACTGGGCGTATCCGGGGTGACGCCGGGAAATAGCAAATTTGCCACGCTCCGTAGCCAGCCCGGGAAATCAAGGAGATTCAATTTCAATGCTAGATTAACGTTCTCATACTGCGCGTCACTTGCGAAAAACGACATGCAAATTCCTCCTCGAAAATAACATTTGTTAAAATCAGGGCAACGACCGGCCTTTTCCGGTTTGCAAAACGCAAACCGGATCGTTCATCTGCCAACAGAAATTGCGCGAACAGAAAAAGCGTTCAGGCTTAAATGGACGTTCCCCACTCCTACTGCTTCCCTCACAGCCCCTCCAGGCCAGTCGTGAGTCCGAAAGCCAGCGAACAATGCACATTGCCTAATATGTTGGCAAGTCATTGAATCGATTAGTATTTTTTACCCGTTTTAGTTGAAAAAAATTGTATTGAGTTGTGTTTCGCGTAAATCCTGAGCAAAAACACTGACGAAAACGCCGGCCGGCTTTCAGTCTTTAGTAGGTTGTGCGGCGCTCATCCGAGGGTGAGCGGCCGAACTGCGCCCGGTAGCTCTGGGCGAAATAGGAATGCGACGTGAAGCCCGTCGCCAGCGCCACATCGAGGATGGGCGAATGGGTCTGCCGCAGCAGTTCACGCGCACGCTCCAAACGCAGGCTCATATAGTAGCGGCCCGGCGTCATGTTGAGATGGCGCAGGAACAAGCGCTCCACCTGGCGGACCGACAGGCCAACCGCCTTGGCCAGCCGCACCGCCGATTTCGGCTGTTCGAGATTGTCCGCCATGAGCTCGACGATCTTGCGCAGCTTTTCCGACTTGCCGGTGAGGTCCCGCTCCGGCCCGATGCGCTGGCGGTCGGTCTGCGAGCGGATGCGCTCGTGATGGAACTGGTTCGCCACTTCATTGGCAAGGGCGGGACTGAAATCCTGCTTGATGATTTCGAGCATCAGGTCGATCGATGTCGTGCCGCCGGCACAGGTATAGCGCTTGCGGTCGATCTCGAAGACATTGCCGGTGCAGTCGATCTGCGGAAACCGTTCCTGAAATCCGGCCCGGTTTTCCCAGTGGATCGTGCAACGATGGCCCTCCAGCTGGCCGGCTTCCGCCAAAATATAGCTGCCGATGTTGAGACCGCCCAGCGATGCGCCCCGGCGTCCGAGACTGCGCAGGGTCGCGATAACTTTCGGCTTGTCTTCGAATTCTGTCGTCAGACCCGCGCAGATAAAGAAGATGTCAGACGGCGGAAGATCCGCCAGCGCATATTGCACGTTGATCTGGAGGCCGTTGGACGCGGTCACCGCTGCACCATTGGCGGAAACGATGACCCAGGAATAGAACGGCTGCTCCGACATGCGATTGGCCGTGCGCATGGTGTCGATGGCCGCCGCAAGGCTGAACATCGGGAATCTGTCAACGAGCAGAAAGGCGAAGGTTCTGCCAACCTTGAGGGCGTCGGGCATGCGCTGTTCTAACCGGATTCCCTATGAGAGCAAATGAATCAGAAGCGGGGCGGTATCTTTCCTGCCGAACGATAGGCAGCCACAAGCGTATTGGCCATGAGCATGGCAATCGTCATCGGCCCGACACCGCCTGGAACCGGCGTCACGGCTGCCGCGACGGTCGATGCATCGGCAAAATCCACATCGCCGACAAGCCGCGTCTTGCCTTCGCCTTTTTCGGGCGCCGGAATGCGGTTGATGCCGACATCGATGACAGTCGCGCCGGGCTTGACCCAATCGGCCTTGACCATTTGCGGCCTGCCGACGGCAGCGACGAGAATATCGGCATTACGGCAAATGCTGGCGAGGTCCTTGGTCTTGCTGTGCGCGATGGTGGCCGTTGCATTGTGTGCAAGCAGCAGGTTGAACATCGGCTTGCCGACAATGTTTGAGCGGCCGATGACGACGGCATTGAGGCCGGAAAGATCGCGCCCCAGGATGCGTTCGATCAGCAGCATCGACCCGGCAGGTGTACAGGGCACGAAGGCGGTTTCGATTTCGCCGGTGCCGAGCTTGCCGACATTGATGAAATGGAAGCCGTCGACATCCTTGTCCGGTGAGATTGTCTGGATGATGCGGCCGGAATCGATATGTTTCGGCAAGGGCAGCTGCACCAAAATGCCGTGGATCAGCGGATCGGCGTTAAGCTTTTCAACGAGTGCGACCAGTTCGTC of Phyllobacterium zundukense contains these proteins:
- a CDS encoding GlxA family transcriptional regulator — its product is MPDALKVGRTFAFLLVDRFPMFSLAAAIDTMRTANRMSEQPFYSWVIVSANGAAVTASNGLQINVQYALADLPPSDIFFICAGLTTEFEDKPKVIATLRSLGRRGASLGGLNIGSYILAEAGQLEGHRCTIHWENRAGFQERFPQIDCTGNVFEIDRKRYTCAGGTTSIDLMLEIIKQDFSPALANEVANQFHHERIRSQTDRQRIGPERDLTGKSEKLRKIVELMADNLEQPKSAVRLAKAVGLSVRQVERLFLRHLNMTPGRYYMSLRLERARELLRQTHSPILDVALATGFTSHSYFAQSYRAQFGRSPSDERRTTY
- the folD gene encoding bifunctional methylenetetrahydrofolate dehydrogenase/methenyltetrahydrofolate cyclohydrolase FolD, producing MAVTINGKEIAEDVVSKVKASAADLIETNGVTPGIAVVIVGEDPASQVYVASKGRKARECGFHSVQHTLPEETSEDELVALVEKLNADPLIHGILVQLPLPKHIDSGRIIQTISPDKDVDGFHFINVGKLGTGEIETAFVPCTPAGSMLLIERILGRDLSGLNAVVIGRSNIVGKPMFNLLLAHNATATIAHSKTKDLASICRNADILVAAVGRPQMVKADWVKPGATVIDVGINRIPAPEKGEGKTRLVGDVDFADASTVAAAVTPVPGGVGPMTIAMLMANTLVAAYRSAGKIPPRF